The Entelurus aequoreus isolate RoL-2023_Sb linkage group LG08, RoL_Eaeq_v1.1, whole genome shotgun sequence genome segment gtactatacttgcatgtacaagtactatacttgcatgtacaagtactacttgcatgtacaagtactatacttgcatgtacaagtactatactTGCATGTACAAGTACTACTTGCATGTACAAGTACTCTACTtgcatgtacaagtactatactTGCATGTACAAGTACTCTACTTGCATGTACAAGTACTACTTGCGTGTACAAGTACTATACTTGCATGTACAAGTACTACTTCTATTCCACTTACGCAGTCCTGCAGGTCATCTCTCTCCCTGTAGACGACTGCGAGAAAGTGCTCCAGCGTTGTTTCATCCCAGGATGCAGAAGAAATGTTTTCATGGTCAAACAGATCCTGCACCTCCTGCAGGAGATGAGCCACGAAAGTGAGACGATGCTCAACCTGCGAGAGGGGGGAAGAAAAAAAGACATGGCGGTGAGGGACATCCAGTAGGAAAAAAATGACATCCAAGGTACCAAAAAGCTCCCTGAGATAAAAGTGTAATAAAGCCATGATATTGGAAAGGTTTTAAATATGTTGCCAACCTCTGGCACACCctttcccagtctgtggaacactctccctgaccacctgagggcaccacagactgtggatgttttaaaaaaggcttaaaaacccttcttttaaaaaataaaaaaataatttaaaaaattaagtctttttttagatatatgtgtgctagttctagctattttttttaaattatttttttactatttattttacagcTATTTgcggttctagcgttgttgttttttgtttttttttttaaatgcactgtaacactttgaggttttttgctcaatgtaaagtgctttttacaaataaaatctaataaaggcttagtggcctgcgagaggaagaaaaaaaagacatggCTGTGAGGGACATCCAGTAGAAAAAAAATGACATCCAAGTTCCCAAAAAGCTCCCTGAGATAAAAGTGTAATGAAACCATGATATTGGAAACATTTTAAATATCTAGCACACCctttcccagtctgtggaacgctctccctgaccacctgagggcaccacagactgtggatgttttttaaaaaaaggcttaaaaacccttctttaaaaaaaataaaaataaaataaaaagcctttttttatatatgtgtgtgctaattctagctattaggctgttctacttttattttattttatttattttttactatttattttacttattgggggcagctatttgtggttctaacgttgttgttttttgttgtttttttaaatgcactgtagcactttgaggttgtttgctcaatgtaaactgctttttacaaataaaatctattaaaggcttagtggccaccctttcccagtctgtggaatgttcTCCCTTACCCcctgagggcaccgcagactgtggatgcttttaaaaaaaggcttaaaaccccttctttaaaaaaaaaaaaaaaaaaattttcttagatatatgtgtgctagttctagctattaggctgttctagtttttattttatttttttggctatttattttacttattgggggcagctatttgtggttctaacGTTGttcttttttggggttttttaaatgcactgtagcactttgaggttgtttgctcaacgtaaatttattttacaaataaaatgtattaaaggcttagtggcctgCAAGAGGGGGAAAAAAGACATGGCTGTGAGGGACATCCAGTAGGAAAAAAAATGACATCCAAGGTCCCAAAAAGCTCCCTGAGATAAAAGTGTAATGAAACCATGATATTGGAAACGTTTTAAATATCTAGCACACCCTTTCCCAGtccgcagactgtggatgcttttaaaaaaggcttaaaaccccttctttaaaaaaaaacaaaaaaaacaaaattttcttagatatatgtgtgctagttctagctattaggctgttctagtttttattttatttttttactatttattttacttattgggggcagctatttgcggttctagcgttgttgttttttgttttgtttttaaatgcactctagcactttgaggttttttgctcaatgtaaactgctttttacaaataaaatctattaaaggcttagtggcctgcgagaggaagaaaaaaaagacacgGCTGTGAGGGACATCCAGTAGGAAAAAAAATGACATCCGGGTCCCAAAAAGCTCCCTGacataaaagtgtaataaaaccGTGATGTTGGAAACATGTTAAATATGTTGCCAACCTCTGGCACACCCTTtcacagtctgtggaacactctccctgaccatctgagggcaccacagactgtggatgcttttgaaaaaggcttaaaaacccttcttttaaaaaaaagaagttttttttagatacatgtgtgctagttctagctattaggctgttttaggtttatttttttatttgtttactatttattttactttttgggggcagctatttgtggttctagcgttgttgtttatttttatttttttaaatgcactgtagcactttgaggttgttttctCAACGTAAatttattttacaaataaaatctattaaatGCTTAGTGGCCTGCGAGAGGGGGAAAAAAGACATGGCTGTGAGGGACATCCAGTAGGAAAAAAATGACATCCAGGTCCCAAAAAGCTCCCTGAGATAAAAGTGTAATGAAACCATGATATTGGAAGCGTTTTAAATATCTAGCACACCctttcccagtctgtggaacgctctccctgaccacctgagggcaccacagactgtggatgttttaaaaaaggcttaaaaacccttctttaaaaaaaaaaatatttaaaaaaaagccttttttttatatatgtgtgtgctaattctagctattaggctgttctagttttattttattttatttatttttactatttattttacttattgggggcagctatttgtggttctaacgttgttgttttttgttgtttttttaaatgcactgtagcactttgaggttgtttgcgcaATGTAaactgctttttacaaataaaatctattaaaggcttagtggccaccctttcccagtctgtggaacgctctcccttaccccctgagggcaccacagaccgtggatgcttttaaaaatggcttaaaaacccttctttaaaaaaattaaaaaaataaaaaaaaaaatttaggtatatgtgtgctagttctagctattaggctgttctagtttttattttattttttttgctatttattttacttattggggccagctatttgtggttctagcgttgttgttttttgggggggttttaaatgcactgtagcactttgaggttatttgctcaatgtaaagtgcttttacaaataaaatctattaaaggcttagtggcctgcgagaggaagaaaaaaaagacatggCTGTGAGGGACATCCAGTAGGAAAAAAAATGACATCCGGGTCCCAAAAAGCTCCCTGacataaaagtgtaataaaaccGTGATGTTGGAAACATGTTAAATATGTTGCCAACCTCTGGCACACCctttcccagtctgtggaacactctccctgaccacctgagggcaccacagactgtggatgcttttgaaaaaggcttaaaaacccttcttttaaaaaaaacaaaacaaaaaaaaaaaaacgtttttttttagatacatgtgtgctagttctagctattaggctgtccttttttttttactatttattttacttgttgggggcagctatttgcggttctagcgttgttgtttttttgttgttgttttttttaaaggcactgtagcactttgaggttgtgtgcttaatgtaaagtgctttttacaaataatatatattaaaggccttagtggccgcATGCgtagacagcaccttttagctcttatttccaaaattgtgtccactactgaattggggtcttatggccgcatatgtggacacttatactgccatctggtggtgtcagaagagtataacatataaTGGAATTTggaaggaaaaaaaagtgtaaaaaataagaattagcatgtcactgaacatgaagtacacatttgtgtacttatggactaagtacatcatatcaaaagaggaTTCttggtttttattctaattagggtccaataagaccaaatagcaaagagaaatttaaaaaagcatgtaaaaaaacactttgggccttaagaggttattattattattattattattattacttacagAGTGTTTGGACTCCAGCTCGTACTCGTCCTTGGGAAAAGGCAGAGGGTTCTCCACATCCTCGGTGGCATTAGCAGCCTGTACCCACACAAACATCCAAACACATCGTCTTTGTCAGAATGTTGTCAAGTGTGAGGACAATCGATCCCCGGAGACGTGGACTTACCATCCGATCCAAGAGCCTGACAGATGTTTGGTAGTATTTCCCATAGCTCCACCGGCATTTTAGAACGGGAGCTGCCTCCACCAGACTCAACAACAGCACACAAACCACGGCCAAGTTTCCAGACATCTTCACTAATGCTTTGGTTGTTTGATTGCCCATGGTGGATATTCTCTGAGACTCTTTTATACGCACAGAGACGCATCACCtgctttctttttacattttcctTTTTCATTTGAGTGGAATTtcgctgtgacatcacaagaTTTCAGGTTGCAAGGTGTAGTGGCAGCTGCAGTAAAACGAGCCAGAAAACGGGCAAAACCGGTTGGAATATTGGAAAAGACAATAGTCCGTCTTAAACGGAACATGAAAGTGATTGTTCATGTGAGTCAAATCCTCAATTACAAGGGGAATGATGTAAGGAATGTGCGGCGGCTCAAGGTGGAGGGCGGGGCCAGAGTGGAAGTAGTAAGTCCAAAGGTAAAAGGGAAGTCCCAGGTTAATAGAAGGAAAGTGATTCCCTCACTGACGTAGTCCTGTGACAGCGTCTGGGTCTGGACTTACTTTTCACTTTGTTCACTGACTGAGGCAGCAAGCGGGCGAGTAAATCAACCATAGAAACAACTTTCACTACCTTCATTTTCACGACCTTCTTTTTCACTACCTGTTATGCATTCCAATGAAACCTTTGTCTCTCTATTCAACATCCGtccttaaaaataaaacaagctcaGTACAGCAGGACTTCGATATGATTATTTGaccctttcttttttttaattttaaaaaaaaatttttttattgacgTCCAGGATccgacattcctatccattacatcatatatctgttgtctgccctaaatgtccaaatattttttgtttatatcccatccataccacatcccaccccccacccaaaaaaagaaagaaacaacaacaaaaaacatagtaTCTACAaataatacatcaattaaataaacaaaaaataaataataatacatgaataataataataataataatcagaaataaaataaaaaaatataaacagatattgaagcaatggatggaaatcacaatggacatatataagATGGAGAAAACTGCCTTTATgcattataaattggagaaatgtacttcatactgggaaaactgtgtcaattatgtcacgccccataagcctgactttaatttttcgaattagtgattgtactgctttttaaaaaaaaaagactactccctatatgtatatatatatatatatatatatatatatatatatgtgtgtgtgtgtgtatagatgtttatgtgtgtgtgtgtgtatatatatatatatatatatatatatatatatatatatatatatatatatatatatatatatatatatatatatatatatatatatatacacatatatatatatatacatatatatatatatatatatatatacacatatatatatatatatatatatgtgtgtgtgtgtgtgtgtgtgtgtatagatgtttatgtgtgtgtgtatgtatatatatatatatatatatgtgtgtgtgtatatacatatatatatatatatatatatatgtatatatatatatatatatatatatatatatgtgtgtgtatatacatatatatatatatatatatatatatatatatatatgtgtgtgtgtgtatagatgtttatgtgtgtgtgtgtatgtatatatatatatatatatatatgtgtgtgtgtgtgtatgtataattatatatatatatatatatatatgtgtgtgtgtatatatatatatatatatatatatatatatatgtgtgtgtgtatatatatatatatatatatatatatatatatatatatgtgtgtgtatatatatatatatgtgtgtgtatagatgtttatgtgtgtgtgtgtatgtatatatatatatatatatatatatatatatatatatatatatatatatatatatgtgtgtatagatgtttatgtgtgtgtgtgtatgtatatatatatatatatatatatatatatatatatatatatatatatatatatatatatatatgtgtttgtttatagatgtttatgtgtgtgtgtgtgtatgtgtatatgtatatatatatatatatatatatatatatatatatatatatatatatatatatatatatatatatatatatatatatatatatatattgaccctTTTAATGTGTCTatttcacaggtgtcaaactcaaggcccgggggccagatctggcccgccacatcatttttattttatataacgAGATTagggactccaacttaaggtgcggtagtgggaacaaatatggggtaaaaataaattacacaaggggtaataaagaaaaaactaacaattgaaataaatagactactatccaatcaaaataataagcaatcctgtacaatatacaaaacactatagaaatacaaaatactgtacaatgtaCAGAACacgacaagagtaccggagtaataaatgacaatcagtgtcggacgtattgcactcgaagggtaatattgcacagtagggtattagggtaggatattgtataggggtgaattattattataagttagagttgaagatggtgacagctctgggaaaaaAGCTGTCTCTGAACCTGTTTGTtgtggctctgatgcacctgtagcgcctgccccaTGGTAGcagaacaggtggaagccagggtgtgtgctgtccctGGTGATGccttttgctctgttgaggcaacgggagttgtgtaagtccttcagggaggggagggggcagcacATGAtgactttatgaccctctgaatcgcctgtttgtctgcttcagcctctagcctttatttaaccaggtcaAATCCCGATGAGAtcaaagatattttttttccaagggagacctggccaaga includes the following:
- the ifnphi1 gene encoding interferon phi 1, with translation MGNQTTKALVKMSGNLAVVCVLLLSLVEAAPVLKCRWSYGKYYQTSVRLLDRMAANATEDVENPLPFPKDEYELESKHSLFGTLDVIFFLLDVPHRHVFFSSPLSQVEHRLTFVAHLLQEVQDLFDHENISSASWDETTLEHFLAVVYRERDDLQDCVSGIESKQQPLREYFKELSRMVLEEKEYSAEAWEMIRKEVKSHLFRATQLFPSSHLI